A portion of the Oncorhynchus nerka isolate Pitt River linkage group LG27, Oner_Uvic_2.0, whole genome shotgun sequence genome contains these proteins:
- the LOC115112377 gene encoding 5-hydroxyisourate hydrolase-like yields TPGWASLEPTWPSACIAWIPPLHSGTFSPQGNLNTRTTNDDGRCPGLITRENITPAVYKMRFETGQYWGSLGETSFYPYVEIVFTITDHNQKFHVPLLCSRFSYTTYRGS; encoded by the exons ACACCGGGATGGGCGTCCCTGGAGCCCACGTGGCCCTCAGCCTGCATCGCATGGATCCCTCCACTTCACTCTGGAACCTTCTCACCACAGGGTAACCTCAACACAAG GACTACGAATGATGATGGGCGCTGCCCAGGACTCATCACCAGAGAAAATATCACTCCAGCCGTGTACAAGATGCGCTTTGAGACGGGCCAATACTGGGGGAGTCTGGGAGAGACCTCTTTCTACCCATACGTGGAG ATAGTCTTCACCATAACGGACCACAATCAGAAGTTCCATGTTCCTCTGCTCTGCAGCCGCTTCTCCTACACTACCTACCGGGGAAGCTAG